Within Amycolatopsis sp. FDAARGOS 1241, the genomic segment GGGACGCCACTCCTGCGGGCGGGTTGAGGCAAGGGACTCACGGAGTTCCTCAACGTGTAACCACGCCTTCGCCTCGGCTGCATCGGCCGGAACAACCCTACGGGCATCCGACCGACGCCGCCCGAACCCGGGCGGGAAGGAGAGTCCCCGATGTCCCGTCTCCCCCGGCGCCCGGCCGCGGCCGTCCTCGGCGTGGCCGCCGCCTTCCTGATGGCCGCCTGCGGCCAGAGCGCGGCGACGAACACCGGCAACGCAGCCGATGGTGGCGGTCGCAACCCCGACGAGCTCGTCCTCGCCGCGGTTCCGTCCGAGAACGCGCAGAGCCTCCAGCAGGCCTACCAGCCGATCATCTCGCTGCTGCAGAAGGAAACCGGCAAGAAGGTGCGCTTCCAGAGCGCCACCGACTACGCCGCCGTGATCGAGGCGCAGCGCACCGACAAGGTCGACATCGCGCAGTACGGCCCGCTGTCGTACGTGCTCGCGAAGAACAGCGGCGTGAAGGCGAGCCCGATCGCCGCGCAGACCGTGACCAAGGGCGCCGAGCCCGGGTACAAGTCCTACGGCATCACGAAGGCCGGCTCGCCGATCAAGAGCATCGCCGACTTCAAGGGCAAGAAGATCTGCTTCGTCGACCCGAACTCGACCTCGGGCTACCTCTACCCGAAGGCCGCGCTGCTCCAGGCCGGCATCGACCCGGCGAAGGACATCACCCCGGTGATGACCGGTGGTCACGACGCGTCGGTGCTCGCCGTCAACAGCGGCCAGTGCGACGCCGGGTTCGCGGAAGACAGCATGGTCGACAAGATCCTGATCGACAAGGGCCAGCTCAAGCCCGGCGACGTGAACACCGTCTGGAAGTCCGACGTCATCGCCGGTTCACCGGTCGCGATCAGCGACGACCTCGCCCCCGACGTCAAGGCGAAGATCACCGACGTCTTCCAGAACAAGGCCAACGTCGACTACCTCAACGCCAACGGCTTCTGCGCCACCACGTGCAAGGCGGCCGACGACGCCGGTGACTGGGGCTACGTGAAGGTCGACGACACCTTCTACGCGGGTGTTCGCAAGGTGTGCGCGACCACCAAGGACAAGCAGTGCACGGCGTCGTGACCGAGCACCCCGCCGGCCATCCCGCGATCGTCTTCGACGGCGTCAGCAAGCACTTCGGGCCGCAGGTCCGCGCGCTCGACGAGGTGTCGCTGACCGTGCACGCCGGTGAGGTCGTGGTGTTGCTGGGCCTGTCGGGTTCGGGCAAGTCCACGCTGTTGCGCCACGTCGACGGCCTGCAGCGGCCGACCGCCGGCTCGGTCACGGTGCTCGGCACCGACGCCGGCCGGGTCCGCGGCGGCGAACTGCGGCGCCTGCGCCGCCGGATCGGGTTCGTGTTCCAGCAGTTCCACCTGATCGGCAGCCTCACGGTGTTGGAGAACGTGTGCGCCGGCGCGCTCGGGCGGCTGCGCGGGCCCCGGCTGGGCTTGTTCACCTACCCGAAGTCCGTGCGGCTGGAAGCGCTCGGGCACCTCGACCGCGTCGGGCTGCTCGACCGGGCGTTCCAGCGGGCCGACACGCTCTCGGGGGGCCAGCAGCAGCGCGTCGCCGTGGCGCGGGCGCTGATGCAGCGGCC encodes:
- a CDS encoding phosphate/phosphite/phosphonate ABC transporter substrate-binding protein, which translates into the protein MSRLPRRPAAAVLGVAAAFLMAACGQSAATNTGNAADGGGRNPDELVLAAVPSENAQSLQQAYQPIISLLQKETGKKVRFQSATDYAAVIEAQRTDKVDIAQYGPLSYVLAKNSGVKASPIAAQTVTKGAEPGYKSYGITKAGSPIKSIADFKGKKICFVDPNSTSGYLYPKAALLQAGIDPAKDITPVMTGGHDASVLAVNSGQCDAGFAEDSMVDKILIDKGQLKPGDVNTVWKSDVIAGSPVAISDDLAPDVKAKITDVFQNKANVDYLNANGFCATTCKAADDAGDWGYVKVDDTFYAGVRKVCATTKDKQCTAS
- the phnC gene encoding phosphonate ABC transporter ATP-binding protein, producing MTEHPAGHPAIVFDGVSKHFGPQVRALDEVSLTVHAGEVVVLLGLSGSGKSTLLRHVDGLQRPTAGSVTVLGTDAGRVRGGELRRLRRRIGFVFQQFHLIGSLTVLENVCAGALGRLRGPRLGLFTYPKSVRLEALGHLDRVGLLDRAFQRADTLSGGQQQRVAVARALMQRPEILLADEPVASLDPESAAQVMRLIREIGVEQKLTVLCSLHQVDLALSWGDRVIGLRGGQAVLDTPAAGLDRDAVMGLYARVGAAALPVPASVG